Genomic window (Apium graveolens cultivar Ventura unplaced genomic scaffold, ASM990537v1 ctg1841, whole genome shotgun sequence):
gatttgatataataataattagatTCAATTACGGATTTGATTTATTAACCAACTGATTAATTAATGCGTGGAGTAGCGCGCACGTTTTCTCGAGTCTATATATTATCGTATAAGCTTTAGGGTTATTCATTCGTTCGAAATACAACACACGGCCGTCTCCTAAACACAAACCCTACAATTTCTCTGTTCCGGTGATACTTTCTTCCTCCGTTCTAGTTTGTCGAATGTGCTATTCGCATAACATCGTCATTCTCTCATTTTATCCATGGAGGCTAACTCCTCGCACGTACGGTGAGGACCGTAATAGCTTTAAGGAGATATTTATACTACTGAATTCGAGAACTTCTCCTTCATATCCTTTTTGTTTATTTCTTTTATTCGCACACACatatattatatgtattaatcgcaaaTTATGGTAACATTTAAATCAATTCTTTAATAATTAGGTCGGCTCAAATTGGTGTGTACGTAGTGCGTAGCGCGGTTTGGTTCGGTTAAAGAATAAAAATCAAACGCAACTAGTGGTTTTCCAATATCTTCATTTGCAACCAAATCGCAACCAACTTGCGGTTGGAGCTGCTCAAGCTATTAGAATTATTTAACGAGCCGAGTAGGAGTTTCAAATTACTCGGCTAGGTTTATCAAGTCtctcttatttttaattttttttataaatatatttttatgttagtgttcaatattttctttttattttatatatttaatcgATCGGATTTATGAACCGATCATATTTTGAATTTTTGTCAATATTTTGTGGAATTGATTCGAATTTTTGAAATGAACTCCAACTTATCGAACTTTTATGAGCCGAAATTCGAGTTTGAAATTGAAGATTCGATTAAACTCAAGATCGAGTCCAGATCCAAACTTTTTTAGTCGATTTCGAGCCGAGCCCCTAGTTGCCACCTCGATATTGGAAGGAGCGGTGTGCAGAAATTTTATTGAGCACAACCATGCAGAAGTAATAATGCAACAAAATAATGCTCGGTGAAAACTATGTAGCTACTTTTAACTATATATCAATGAACATGTAAGGGCAACTAATTTTAAAGAAAGGGTTTTTTTATACTCCCTCTTGTCACATTTTCTTTTTTATCATTCAAATTAATcaactttttattaaaaattcatttttatcattcaaaatcattatttttttatcaaaaaataaagatttctcttatattattttaaaatactaaaaatcatatattaaagtagagtaaataaattttttaacaatatattttttttattttattcaattataaaatGATAATAAATTTCAGTTAAAATTTGGTTATCTTGACCGTTCGGAAAAAAAGGGACGGAGAAAATATTTGTCCGTGGGCACATTCTTAGTAAATTTGGTTCATTTTGAATAGTGTAGATCACTATTAAAAATTTAGATGAAGTTAGCATACATCTACAAGATCCCTGACATGTCCTAGCTGAAAATTTTGGGGGTCTTTTTTATTCTTTCTACTCTTCTCTCTCCCCTGATATCTTAATTTGAGAATTATGATGCATTCTTATAGTTATGCTACCAACCTTATTTGTATTGCACGTAACCTCCACCACGAGCATTGTAATCTTCTTCCACCGTTTTGGTAAGATAAACAGGAGGCAAATCAGGCACTCCAAAACTTTTCTTATCTTTCATCATTTTTACAGCATCACTTTTCTTCATAACGGTCATTCGAATAGGTGGCCTGTTACGACGCTGATCGTGAGTATAGTACTGGATATCATAAACAGTTTTGGTATCAGAGGTGGGCACAATGGGATTAGTTGGTGGTGTTGCAAGCGAAAAAACTCGAACATCTTTGAGAGTTGGAATGGTAGTTTTGTATTCAGGACTTAAGCATGGTCCAGTTATTTCCCCCtggtgttttaatgtattttcttaGGATTTTAAATAGTGATTTCATTGTTGATGGCATCGCCTCAACAATGTGTGAGATTTGTTTTTCATTAAAGAATGTGAATGAAGTTTTCAACTCCGTTATTAACGGATATTTACCGGGCTAGAAGGATAGTGTCCCTAGGAGACAATACTTACCATTGCATGTATAGCAATGCTACATGtttaattacaaaactatttaaattaaaattaaatttaaattttgacAAAGTCATTTTGTTATCTATCATTATTCATTTCGAGAAATCATTTCCAGAAAGACAAGATTTTTTACTAAATAATACATAAATAAAACATGTCATTTTTTTATTGGCAGGAATCATATAAATAGGGCTCATTTCATTTATGAAGAATAGTTAAATAGGAATCATATAGTTCATGCAGTGTCATCCAAGAGtttcaatattttgaaaaaagaaataaaaaatttTGTTAATAGCTTTGTCAACCCTAATAACAATTATATTTATTTGTACCTCATATATATTTTAggtattttaaatattattttcttttttGTCTTGGtaaaattttgtatttttattatttaactATTCTCTCAAATACATAAAAAAGTTAAGTAACATTTAGATAATAGATTGAAAAAATGGGTTTATTAAAAAGACATAAAGAATGGAAAAAAAGATATGAAATATTGTTTTCCAtaataatttgcaaaaatacaaacctttaaattatttaaaaaaaatcaaaatagtGTTATAACTTGGCAAACTTATTTGCAACTTTAAAATTTAGTAATTACGATCCATTTTTTATTACTTAAGAACAAGTTTTTAATCAAGTGCAACAAAAAgtaatttcaattatttttcataaaaataaaaaaaaggtTACATTTATTACTTTTAATGGTTACAAATATTTTCCATAGGATATTAATATCATAAAAAAAACttagaatttttataaatttccTTTTATCTTTTAATCAAATATGTTTAAAAATTGCCCATCCAAATAATCCATATTATTGAATAGATGCATACAAGACTATAAAGATAAGTTATTGAAGTTGTATCACTATTAGTTTCATAAAAAGAATACTATAACATTTTTTTAAGTCATCAATTAGAATGTATCATAAAAATTGTAAATACTAACAATTGAGATGATATTAAAAAAGTAGTAAATATGTTAAATAAGAAATattgaaattattattttaggaatttataaaaatCAGTAAAATGTAAGGGAGTTTCAATTTTGTAACCGTAACCAATACATAATTAACTATATGTCATTCAGTTACTCATTTTTTGTCTGTAAACGGAATACATTTACTCAGTTTTATCTGTAAACAGAATACATGTGAGCGTTGAGTATTGAAGAAGTGAGTTAGAGGTTAGAGATAAGCATACATTTGTCTGTTTCAGGACGTGAAATGTGTCAATACGTGTCACTAGTTAATTCTTA
Coding sequences:
- the LOC141700167 gene encoding uncharacterized protein LOC141700167, which gives rise to MQNCGEITGPCLSPEYKTTIPTLKDVRVFSLATPPTNPIVPTSDTKTVYDIQYYTHDQRRNRPPIRMTVMKKSDAVKMMKDKKSFGVPDLPPVYLTKTVEEDYNARGGGYVQYK